The following are encoded together in the Coregonus clupeaformis isolate EN_2021a unplaced genomic scaffold, ASM2061545v1 scaf0790, whole genome shotgun sequence genome:
- the LOC121543137 gene encoding GA-binding protein subunit beta-1-like isoform X1 — protein MSLVDLGKRLLEAARAGLDDDVRTLMVNGAPFTTDWLGTSPLHLAAQYGHHSTAEVLLRAGVSRDARTKVDRTPLHMAATEGHSNIVELLVSATRLTFLSLFHHWGACCASWQSGADINAKDMLKMTALHWAAQHGHREVAELLLKYGADVHSLSKFDKTPFDIAMDTSNTELMILLQDGMQNQVNMNPEPQFIISSAGVVNLSDLVNTTAKSGMGNWSTGYRESVSTTSVLATLAALAEASGPMGNNAGKSEDAIAADSVDSAIQHVVGDGGQRVITIVTDQHGNLQPAGLGQQFFVTMQGQQMVAVPAGQITEEVVEQEPYPSPARKRRIEAAAILTRPKDKKAKSGDSSREQLQKQLQEANRKAQEYRTQLLQKEQEAEQYRLRLEEAIEQQQSNNTSNATGSTSIGVQEGEEEVIQMEKQPETEERVVEEDKVEGEEDVPLRGDAILVKVEEELDSGEGEQITVDETEETEKASTKVTTTPKRGRGRGRGRGRRR, from the exons ATGTCACTGGTGGACCTTGGGAAGCGGCTGCTGGAGGCTGCGCGGGCAGGGCTGGATGATGATGTCAGGACCCTCATGGTCAATGGCGCTCCCTTCACCACTGACTGG CTAGGGACGTCCCCGCTCCATCTAGCGGCTCAGTACGGACACCACTCCACGGCTGAGGTGCTTCTCCGAGCAGGCGTTAGCAGGGATGCCCGGACCAAAGTGGACAGGACCCCACTCCACATGGCGGCCACAGAGGGCCACTCCAATATAGTGGAGCTGCTAGTCAGT GCTACCCGTCTCACTTTCCTGTCTCTTTTCCACCACTGGGGGGCGTGCTGTGCTTCCTGGCAGAGCGGAGCAGACATCAATGCTAAGGACATGCTGAAGATGACAGCCCTGCACTGGGCGGCCCAGCACGGTCACAGAGAGGTGGCAGAACTGCTGCTCAAATATGGAGCAGACGTCCACTCCCTCAGCAAGTTTGACAAGACGCCCTTTGACATCGCCATGGACACCAGCAACACTGAGCTCATGATACTGTTACAG GATGGCATGCAGAACCAAGTGAACATGAACCCAGAGCCCCAGTTCATCATCTCCTCTGCTGGAGTCGTGAACCTCTCTGACCTCGTCAACACCACCGCCAAGTCAGGTATGGGCAACTGGAGCACAGGTTACA GAGAATCTGTCTCTACCACCTCAGTCCTGGCAACACTGGCAGCCCTGGCAGAAGCCTCCGGTCCCATGGGTAACAATGCAG GCAAATCTGAGGATGCGATCGCTGCAGATTCTGTGGACTCTGCCATTCAGCATGTAGTGGGCGATGGAGGTCAGAGGGTCATCACCATAGTGACGGACCAACACGGCAACCTGCAGCCAGCGGGCCTTGGGCAGCAGTTCTTTGTCACTATGCAGGGGCAGCAAA TGGTGGCAGTCCCTGCTGGTCAGATCACAGAGGAGGTGGTGGAACAGGAGCCTTATCCCTCTCCGGCACGCAAGAGGAGAATAGAGGCTGCAGCCATCCTAACCAGACCCAAAGACAAG AAAGCGAAGTCAGGGGACAGCAGTCGGGAGCAGCTCCAGAAGCAGCTGCAGGAGGCCAACCGGAAGGCCCAGGAGTACCGCACACAGCTCCTACAGAAGGAGCAGGAGGCTGAGCAATACCGCCTCCGACTAGAGGAGGCCATAGAGCAACAACAGAGCAACAATACCAGCAATGCTACTGGTTCTACCAGCATAGGTGtccaggagggagaggaggaggtgatcCAAATGGAAAAACAACCAGAGACCGAGGAGAGAGTTGTAGAGGAGGACAAAGTGGAAGGGGAGGAGGACGTCCCACTTCGAGGAGACGCCATTCTGGTTAAAGTGGAGGAGGAGCTGGATTCAGGGGAGGGAGAACAGATAACAGTGGATGAGACCGAGGAAACGGAGAAGGCTTCAACTAAGGTCACAACAACCCCcaaaagggggagagggaggggacgaGGACGTGGAAGGAGGCGGTAG
- the LOC121543137 gene encoding GA-binding protein subunit beta-1-like isoform X3, translated as MSLVDLGKRLLEAARAGLDDDVRTLMVNGAPFTTDWLGTSPLHLAAQYGHHSTAEVLLRAGVSRDARTKVDRTPLHMAATEGHSNIVELLVSSGADINAKDMLKMTALHWAAQHGHREVAELLLKYGADVHSLSKFDKTPFDIAMDTSNTELMILLQDGMQNQVNMNPEPQFIISSAGVVNLSDLVNTTAKSGMGNWSTGYRESVSTTSVLATLAALAEASGPMGNNAGKSEDAIAADSVDSAIQHVVGDGGQRVITIVTDQHGNLQPAGLGQQFFVTMQGQQMVAVPAGQITEEVVEQEPYPSPARKRRIEAAAILTRPKDKKAKSGDSSREQLQKQLQEANRKAQEYRTQLLQKEQEAEQYRLRLEEAIEQQQSNNTSNATGSTSIGVQEGEEEVIQMEKQPETEERVVEEDKVEGEEDVPLRGDAILVKVEEELDSGEGEQITVDETEETEKASTKVTTTPKRGRGRGRGRGRRR; from the exons ATGTCACTGGTGGACCTTGGGAAGCGGCTGCTGGAGGCTGCGCGGGCAGGGCTGGATGATGATGTCAGGACCCTCATGGTCAATGGCGCTCCCTTCACCACTGACTGG CTAGGGACGTCCCCGCTCCATCTAGCGGCTCAGTACGGACACCACTCCACGGCTGAGGTGCTTCTCCGAGCAGGCGTTAGCAGGGATGCCCGGACCAAAGTGGACAGGACCCCACTCCACATGGCGGCCACAGAGGGCCACTCCAATATAGTGGAGCTGCTAGTCAGT AGCGGAGCAGACATCAATGCTAAGGACATGCTGAAGATGACAGCCCTGCACTGGGCGGCCCAGCACGGTCACAGAGAGGTGGCAGAACTGCTGCTCAAATATGGAGCAGACGTCCACTCCCTCAGCAAGTTTGACAAGACGCCCTTTGACATCGCCATGGACACCAGCAACACTGAGCTCATGATACTGTTACAG GATGGCATGCAGAACCAAGTGAACATGAACCCAGAGCCCCAGTTCATCATCTCCTCTGCTGGAGTCGTGAACCTCTCTGACCTCGTCAACACCACCGCCAAGTCAGGTATGGGCAACTGGAGCACAGGTTACA GAGAATCTGTCTCTACCACCTCAGTCCTGGCAACACTGGCAGCCCTGGCAGAAGCCTCCGGTCCCATGGGTAACAATGCAG GCAAATCTGAGGATGCGATCGCTGCAGATTCTGTGGACTCTGCCATTCAGCATGTAGTGGGCGATGGAGGTCAGAGGGTCATCACCATAGTGACGGACCAACACGGCAACCTGCAGCCAGCGGGCCTTGGGCAGCAGTTCTTTGTCACTATGCAGGGGCAGCAAA TGGTGGCAGTCCCTGCTGGTCAGATCACAGAGGAGGTGGTGGAACAGGAGCCTTATCCCTCTCCGGCACGCAAGAGGAGAATAGAGGCTGCAGCCATCCTAACCAGACCCAAAGACAAG AAAGCGAAGTCAGGGGACAGCAGTCGGGAGCAGCTCCAGAAGCAGCTGCAGGAGGCCAACCGGAAGGCCCAGGAGTACCGCACACAGCTCCTACAGAAGGAGCAGGAGGCTGAGCAATACCGCCTCCGACTAGAGGAGGCCATAGAGCAACAACAGAGCAACAATACCAGCAATGCTACTGGTTCTACCAGCATAGGTGtccaggagggagaggaggaggtgatcCAAATGGAAAAACAACCAGAGACCGAGGAGAGAGTTGTAGAGGAGGACAAAGTGGAAGGGGAGGAGGACGTCCCACTTCGAGGAGACGCCATTCTGGTTAAAGTGGAGGAGGAGCTGGATTCAGGGGAGGGAGAACAGATAACAGTGGATGAGACCGAGGAAACGGAGAAGGCTTCAACTAAGGTCACAACAACCCCcaaaagggggagagggaggggacgaGGACGTGGAAGGAGGCGGTAG
- the LOC121543137 gene encoding GA-binding protein subunit beta-1-like isoform X2: MSLVDLGKRLLEAARAGLDDDVRTLMVNGAPFTTDWLGTSPLHLAAQYGHHSTAEVLLRAGVSRDARTKVDRTPLHMAATEGHSNIVELLVSATRLTFLSLFHHWGACCASWQSGADINAKDMLKMTALHWAAQHGHREVAELLLKYGADVHSLSKFDKTPFDIAMDTSNTELMILLQDGMQNQVNMNPEPQFIISSAGVVNLSDLVNTTAKSGESVSTTSVLATLAALAEASGPMGNNAGKSEDAIAADSVDSAIQHVVGDGGQRVITIVTDQHGNLQPAGLGQQFFVTMQGQQMVAVPAGQITEEVVEQEPYPSPARKRRIEAAAILTRPKDKKAKSGDSSREQLQKQLQEANRKAQEYRTQLLQKEQEAEQYRLRLEEAIEQQQSNNTSNATGSTSIGVQEGEEEVIQMEKQPETEERVVEEDKVEGEEDVPLRGDAILVKVEEELDSGEGEQITVDETEETEKASTKVTTTPKRGRGRGRGRGRRR; this comes from the exons ATGTCACTGGTGGACCTTGGGAAGCGGCTGCTGGAGGCTGCGCGGGCAGGGCTGGATGATGATGTCAGGACCCTCATGGTCAATGGCGCTCCCTTCACCACTGACTGG CTAGGGACGTCCCCGCTCCATCTAGCGGCTCAGTACGGACACCACTCCACGGCTGAGGTGCTTCTCCGAGCAGGCGTTAGCAGGGATGCCCGGACCAAAGTGGACAGGACCCCACTCCACATGGCGGCCACAGAGGGCCACTCCAATATAGTGGAGCTGCTAGTCAGT GCTACCCGTCTCACTTTCCTGTCTCTTTTCCACCACTGGGGGGCGTGCTGTGCTTCCTGGCAGAGCGGAGCAGACATCAATGCTAAGGACATGCTGAAGATGACAGCCCTGCACTGGGCGGCCCAGCACGGTCACAGAGAGGTGGCAGAACTGCTGCTCAAATATGGAGCAGACGTCCACTCCCTCAGCAAGTTTGACAAGACGCCCTTTGACATCGCCATGGACACCAGCAACACTGAGCTCATGATACTGTTACAG GATGGCATGCAGAACCAAGTGAACATGAACCCAGAGCCCCAGTTCATCATCTCCTCTGCTGGAGTCGTGAACCTCTCTGACCTCGTCAACACCACCGCCAAGTCAG GAGAATCTGTCTCTACCACCTCAGTCCTGGCAACACTGGCAGCCCTGGCAGAAGCCTCCGGTCCCATGGGTAACAATGCAG GCAAATCTGAGGATGCGATCGCTGCAGATTCTGTGGACTCTGCCATTCAGCATGTAGTGGGCGATGGAGGTCAGAGGGTCATCACCATAGTGACGGACCAACACGGCAACCTGCAGCCAGCGGGCCTTGGGCAGCAGTTCTTTGTCACTATGCAGGGGCAGCAAA TGGTGGCAGTCCCTGCTGGTCAGATCACAGAGGAGGTGGTGGAACAGGAGCCTTATCCCTCTCCGGCACGCAAGAGGAGAATAGAGGCTGCAGCCATCCTAACCAGACCCAAAGACAAG AAAGCGAAGTCAGGGGACAGCAGTCGGGAGCAGCTCCAGAAGCAGCTGCAGGAGGCCAACCGGAAGGCCCAGGAGTACCGCACACAGCTCCTACAGAAGGAGCAGGAGGCTGAGCAATACCGCCTCCGACTAGAGGAGGCCATAGAGCAACAACAGAGCAACAATACCAGCAATGCTACTGGTTCTACCAGCATAGGTGtccaggagggagaggaggaggtgatcCAAATGGAAAAACAACCAGAGACCGAGGAGAGAGTTGTAGAGGAGGACAAAGTGGAAGGGGAGGAGGACGTCCCACTTCGAGGAGACGCCATTCTGGTTAAAGTGGAGGAGGAGCTGGATTCAGGGGAGGGAGAACAGATAACAGTGGATGAGACCGAGGAAACGGAGAAGGCTTCAACTAAGGTCACAACAACCCCcaaaagggggagagggaggggacgaGGACGTGGAAGGAGGCGGTAG